The following coding sequences are from one Bradyrhizobium sp. 200 window:
- a CDS encoding TrbC/VirB2 family protein, translating into MSSRSLIFPRGLSLSLSGVALLTTAPTWAAGSNMPWEQPLNQILQSVEGPVAKIIAVIIIVVTGLTLAFGDSSGGFRRLIQIVFGLSIAFAASSFFLSFFSFGGGVVI; encoded by the coding sequence ATGAGTTCTCGATCCCTGATCTTTCCGCGAGGCCTATCGCTCTCACTATCGGGAGTGGCCCTCTTGACCACGGCGCCGACCTGGGCCGCCGGCTCCAACATGCCTTGGGAGCAACCGCTCAATCAGATACTGCAATCGGTGGAAGGTCCGGTCGCCAAGATCATCGCCGTCATCATCATCGTCGTTACGGGGCTGACACTCGCGTTCGGCGATTCGTCCGGTGGTTTCCGCAGGCTGATCCAGATCGTGTTTGGCCTGTCGATCGCGTTCGCGGCCTCGAGTTTCTTCCTGTCGTTCTTCTCCTTCGGCGGCGGCGTGGTGATCTGA